The following coding sequences are from one Collimonas arenae window:
- a CDS encoding roadblock/LC7 domain-containing protein: protein MKTNLLSASIAANQVFDQIELPQNGITTAVITTLDGQDVAIYDPKQEFSAIRLSAMTSSLVAIARSVGKEVGFHGCDRLMLETPTGRIIFRSLDNKYPYLLCVVANQDANLGHTVWMVDKIAKNFVQQLDMSH, encoded by the coding sequence ATGAAAACCAATCTATTGTCGGCATCGATCGCAGCTAATCAAGTATTTGACCAAATAGAATTACCCCAAAACGGCATAACCACCGCTGTCATAACGACTTTGGATGGTCAAGACGTAGCCATCTATGATCCGAAGCAGGAATTCAGCGCAATCCGCCTCTCCGCGATGACCAGTTCACTCGTGGCTATTGCGCGATCCGTTGGCAAGGAAGTAGGTTTCCATGGCTGTGATCGCCTGATGCTTGAAACGCCAACTGGAAGAATCATTTTCCGGTCTCTCGACAACAAATATCCTTACCTGCTTTGTGTGGTGGCCAACCAAGACGCCAATCTCGGACATACGGTATGGATGGTAGACAAAATTGCCAAAAATTTTGTACAGCAATTAGATATGAGTCACTAG
- a CDS encoding class I fructose-bisphosphate aldolase yields the protein MNIDELKSTARAIVAAQKGVLAADESGPTIKKRLDAIKVEANEANRRRYREILFTSAGIEQYIGGVILYDETLRQSTSDGIPFAELLARRGIMPGIKVDKGVSPLALHPGEKITEGLEGLRERLLEYKQLGARFAKWRAVIEIDEHDIPTPYAIRANAHALARYAALCQEAGIVPIVEPEVLMDGSHSIERCAAVTSSVLKYVFAELDSHGVALEGILLKPNMVIPGIKCAQQATVQQVADATMHCLTSSVPAAVPGIVFLSGGQSAEDATDHLNAMNRQVAHPWQVSFSYGRALQAPVLAAWKGLEDNVALAQETFFRRCQLNGLARDGKYTRAMESDILA from the coding sequence ATGAACATCGATGAGCTGAAATCGACGGCGCGCGCTATCGTTGCGGCCCAGAAGGGCGTCCTTGCTGCGGATGAAAGCGGTCCGACGATCAAGAAACGCCTCGACGCAATCAAGGTCGAGGCAAATGAAGCAAATCGTCGCCGCTACCGTGAAATCCTCTTTACTAGCGCCGGCATCGAACAGTACATCGGCGGCGTCATTCTCTACGATGAAACCCTGCGTCAAAGCACCTCGGATGGCATCCCGTTTGCAGAGCTGCTGGCGCGTCGTGGCATCATGCCGGGAATCAAGGTGGACAAGGGCGTCAGTCCATTGGCCCTGCATCCCGGCGAAAAAATCACGGAGGGACTGGAAGGTTTGCGCGAACGCTTGCTTGAATACAAGCAGTTGGGAGCCAGGTTCGCGAAATGGCGCGCTGTTATTGAAATCGACGAGCATGATATTCCCACACCCTACGCGATACGCGCCAATGCGCATGCGTTGGCGCGGTATGCTGCGCTCTGCCAGGAGGCGGGCATTGTGCCGATCGTGGAGCCGGAAGTGCTGATGGATGGTTCGCACAGTATCGAGCGCTGCGCTGCGGTGACCTCGTCTGTGCTCAAGTATGTATTTGCTGAACTGGATTCGCATGGAGTGGCGTTGGAAGGCATTCTGCTCAAGCCAAATATGGTGATTCCCGGGATCAAGTGCGCGCAGCAAGCCACGGTGCAGCAAGTTGCCGACGCGACGATGCATTGTCTTACCAGCAGCGTTCCGGCAGCAGTGCCTGGCATCGTTTTCCTGTCCGGTGGGCAAAGCGCGGAAGATGCCACCGACCACCTGAACGCGATGAACAGGCAGGTTGCACATCCGTGGCAGGTGAGTTTTTCTTACGGGCGGGCGTTGCAGGCCCCGGTATTGGCAGCCTGGAAGGGACTGGAAGACAATGTCGCACTCGCGCAAGAGACATTTTTCAGGCGCTGCCAACTAAATGGTTTGGCCCGCGATGGAAAATACACACGTGCCATGGAAAGCGACATCCTCGCCTGA
- a CDS encoding 6-phosphofructokinase has translation MHSGKILVAQGGGPTAVINQSLAGVVLEARRFSGVERVYGARHGVRGIVNEDFVDLTQETSHNLELVANTPSSALGSTRDKPDLKYCQEILEVLRLHQIGQFFYIGGNDSSDTLRILSLEAAKANHPLRCIHIPKTIDNDLVGHDHSPGFPSAARFVAQAFSGANLDNASLPGVYVGVVMGRHAGFLTAAAALGRKSAEDGPHLIYLPERTFTIEQFLADVKAVYERLGRCVVAVSEGIHDAAGTPITSLLTTTVERDAHGNVQLSGTGALADLLCEEIKSKLKIKRVRGDTFGYLQRSFMGCVSDVDQREAREVGEKAVQYAMQAGRDGSVAIQRIGDYATDYALLELDTVAGKTQIMADAFISASGTDITDAFRHYLRPLLGSGMPDGFRLRANPVAKLRDATG, from the coding sequence ATGCATTCCGGAAAAATCCTGGTCGCCCAGGGCGGCGGTCCGACTGCAGTGATCAATCAATCGCTGGCGGGCGTGGTGCTGGAAGCGCGGCGCTTCAGCGGCGTCGAACGGGTATATGGCGCGCGCCATGGTGTACGCGGCATTGTGAATGAAGATTTCGTCGACCTGACGCAGGAAACCAGCCATAACCTTGAACTGGTGGCCAACACCCCCTCCTCTGCGCTAGGCTCCACACGGGACAAACCGGATCTGAAGTATTGCCAGGAAATCCTCGAAGTCCTGCGTCTGCACCAGATTGGGCAATTTTTCTACATCGGCGGCAACGATTCGTCCGATACTTTGCGCATTCTTAGCCTGGAAGCCGCCAAGGCGAACCACCCTTTGCGCTGCATCCACATTCCCAAAACCATCGACAACGACCTGGTCGGCCATGATCATTCGCCGGGCTTCCCGTCGGCAGCACGCTTCGTGGCGCAGGCGTTCTCCGGCGCCAACCTGGATAACGCCTCCCTGCCCGGTGTCTATGTCGGCGTCGTCATGGGCCGACACGCCGGTTTCCTGACGGCCGCCGCCGCACTTGGACGAAAATCTGCCGAAGATGGCCCGCATCTGATCTACCTGCCTGAACGCACCTTTACCATCGAACAATTCCTGGCTGATGTAAAAGCTGTCTACGAACGTCTCGGTCGTTGCGTAGTAGCCGTGTCAGAAGGCATACACGACGCCGCCGGAACGCCGATCACCAGCCTGCTGACAACCACCGTAGAGCGCGACGCGCACGGTAATGTGCAGCTGTCCGGTACTGGCGCCCTGGCCGATTTGTTGTGTGAAGAAATCAAGTCAAAACTGAAGATCAAGCGCGTCCGCGGCGACACCTTCGGCTACCTGCAGCGCTCCTTCATGGGTTGCGTTTCCGACGTCGACCAACGCGAGGCACGCGAGGTTGGCGAAAAAGCGGTGCAATATGCAATGCAGGCAGGCCGCGACGGCTCAGTGGCCATCCAGCGCATCGGAGATTACGCGACCGATTACGCATTATTGGAACTCGATACCGTGGCTGGCAAGACGCAGATCATGGCGGACGCCTTCATCAGCGCCAGCGGCACCGACATCACCGACGCTTTCAGGCACTATCTGCGCCCGCTGCTCGGTTCAGGCATGCCCGATGGATTCCGACTGCGGGCAAATCCAGTGGCCAAGTTACGCGACGCTACAGGCTAA
- a CDS encoding aldo/keto reductase, whose protein sequence is MIKQRKLGTGGLCVSAMGLGCMGMSTAYGAADESESIATLHRALELGITFFDTAEQYGPYENEALLGRAFKGRRHDVVLATKFGFKIENGVTTGITSELGHIRQAVEGSLRRLGTDYIDLLYQHRVDPTVPIEEVVGVIADLVREGKVRYLGLSEAGIANIRKAHAVHPIAALQSEYSLWERNLEADILPTLRELGIGLVPFSPLGRGFLSGSAQRAENYPASDFRHLDPRLQGENFDANMRAAQAVKDIAAAKNVTPGQIALAWVLHQGEDIVPIPGTKRRTYLEQNIAAANITLSAEETSALEQALRQTAGERYSKERMAWVDR, encoded by the coding sequence ATGATCAAGCAGCGCAAATTGGGAACTGGCGGATTATGCGTATCGGCCATGGGGCTAGGTTGCATGGGCATGAGCACAGCCTACGGTGCGGCCGACGAAAGCGAATCCATCGCCACTCTGCATCGAGCACTGGAACTGGGCATCACTTTTTTCGACACCGCCGAACAATATGGCCCCTATGAAAACGAAGCGCTGCTCGGGCGCGCCTTCAAGGGGCGTCGCCATGACGTGGTGCTTGCAACCAAGTTCGGCTTCAAAATCGAAAATGGCGTCACCACCGGCATTACCAGCGAGCTGGGACACATCCGACAGGCCGTAGAAGGTTCACTGCGCCGGCTAGGCACCGATTATATTGATCTGTTGTACCAGCACCGGGTCGACCCGACAGTACCGATCGAAGAAGTGGTGGGCGTCATAGCCGATCTGGTGCGAGAAGGCAAAGTCCGCTACCTTGGCTTGTCGGAAGCTGGCATCGCCAATATCCGCAAGGCGCATGCAGTGCATCCAATCGCCGCCCTGCAAAGCGAATACTCGTTGTGGGAACGCAATCTTGAAGCCGACATCCTGCCTACCCTGCGCGAACTCGGCATCGGCTTGGTGCCGTTCAGCCCATTGGGGCGCGGATTCCTGAGCGGCAGTGCGCAACGCGCGGAAAACTATCCCGCCTCCGATTTCCGCCACCTCGACCCGCGTCTGCAAGGTGAGAACTTCGATGCCAATATGCGGGCAGCACAAGCGGTGAAGGATATCGCCGCTGCCAAGAACGTCACGCCAGGACAGATTGCGTTGGCCTGGGTGCTGCATCAAGGCGAAGATATCGTGCCGATCCCCGGCACCAAGCGCCGTACCTACCTGGAGCAGAATATCGCAGCTGCCAACATCACGTTGAGCGCGGAGGAAACTTCGGCGCTGGAACAGGCGCTGCGCCAGACAGCCGGCGAACGCTACAGCAAGGAAAGAATGGCCTGGGTCGACCGTTGA
- a CDS encoding substrate-binding domain-containing protein yields MKLINFNFVAMALAFALAGSAFAQEDPTAYLNRANAKLAKAMAFKNSWDGPSTGPKIGAQKKLIVLIASDFKNNAVLRVSNAVKEAAAVAGWEVFTIDCWGVNSKHAEAFSRALALKPNGIVLAGISANEQPNEMNAANKANVPVVGWHASTRGGPSDGLFTNVTADLKDEAQIAALLGVVNSNGKAGVVVFTDPASLYSQAKSNEIVAAIKQCRTCSLLSVEALPAATSADKMPALLTSLAQRFGKKWTHVIGVNDQYLDLLATPAAASIISSNKIEALSAGDGTETAYQRIRSKTVQVATVPEPFGLQGWQIVDELNRSFSGDKASAYTTPTYLVTEQNIAFHGGQQNTFEPNNGYRTEYKKIWGK; encoded by the coding sequence ATGAAATTGATTAATTTTAATTTTGTAGCGATGGCGCTCGCCTTCGCCCTGGCCGGTTCGGCATTCGCCCAAGAAGATCCAACCGCGTACCTGAACCGAGCCAATGCCAAATTGGCCAAGGCGATGGCTTTTAAAAACAGTTGGGACGGACCCAGCACCGGCCCAAAAATAGGGGCGCAAAAAAAATTGATTGTGCTGATCGCTTCAGACTTCAAGAACAATGCCGTTTTACGTGTTTCCAATGCGGTCAAGGAAGCCGCGGCGGTAGCTGGCTGGGAGGTCTTCACGATAGATTGCTGGGGCGTCAACAGCAAGCACGCGGAGGCCTTCAGCAGGGCGCTTGCCCTGAAGCCGAACGGCATCGTGCTGGCCGGGATCAGCGCCAACGAGCAACCGAATGAAATGAATGCCGCCAACAAGGCGAACGTTCCTGTGGTGGGTTGGCATGCTTCAACCAGGGGTGGGCCGAGCGACGGCCTGTTCACCAACGTCACCGCCGATCTCAAGGACGAAGCGCAGATCGCCGCCTTGCTGGGGGTGGTCAACTCAAACGGCAAGGCCGGCGTGGTCGTGTTTACCGATCCCGCCAGTTTGTACTCACAGGCCAAATCGAATGAAATTGTCGCCGCCATCAAGCAATGCCGGACCTGCAGCCTGCTCTCGGTAGAAGCCCTGCCGGCGGCCACGTCCGCCGACAAGATGCCGGCCCTGCTGACTTCCTTGGCGCAGCGCTTCGGCAAGAAATGGACGCACGTCATTGGCGTCAATGACCAGTACCTGGATTTGCTGGCGACTCCGGCGGCGGCGTCCATTATCTCCAGTAACAAGATCGAGGCGTTGTCTGCCGGCGACGGCACCGAAACGGCATACCAGCGTATCCGCAGCAAGACCGTGCAGGTCGCTACCGTGCCGGAACCGTTCGGATTGCAGGGATGGCAGATCGTCGATGAGCTCAATCGCTCCTTCTCCGGTGACAAGGCCAGCGCCTATACCACTCCCACCTATCTGGTCACTGAACAGAACATTGCCTTCCATGGCGGCCAGCAGAATACCTTTGAGCCGAATAACGGCTATCGAACGGAATACAAGAAAATCTGGGGGAAATGA
- a CDS encoding cysteine hydrolase family protein — protein MKPALLVIDVQQGLFDETPRPFEADTVIERINTLTSRARQAGVPVVFIQHETADDELAHGSQNWQLQCGLQVAPNDTKLRKTTPDSFLHTNLEELLDSWNVEQVVICGYATEFCVDTTTRRAAALGYPVTLAADAHTTHDKKHANGLQIRTHHNATLSGIDSFGPRIQAVPTSELHFQE, from the coding sequence ATGAAGCCTGCCCTGCTAGTCATCGACGTCCAACAAGGACTGTTCGACGAAACGCCTCGTCCGTTCGAAGCCGACACGGTCATCGAGCGCATCAATACGCTGACTTCCCGCGCACGTCAGGCCGGCGTTCCGGTCGTTTTCATCCAGCATGAAACCGCTGACGATGAACTGGCGCACGGCTCGCAAAACTGGCAGTTGCAATGCGGATTGCAAGTCGCGCCAAACGACACCAAACTGCGCAAGACTACGCCCGACTCCTTCCTGCACACCAATCTTGAAGAGTTGCTGGATTCCTGGAACGTCGAACAAGTTGTCATCTGCGGCTACGCCACGGAATTCTGCGTCGACACCACTACCCGCCGGGCTGCCGCCCTCGGCTACCCGGTAACCCTGGCCGCCGACGCGCACACCACCCACGACAAAAAACACGCAAATGGCCTTCAGATACGCACCCATCACAATGCCACGCTTTCCGGAATCGACAGTTTCGGACCACGGATCCAGGCTGTGCCCACGTCCGAATTACATTTTCAGGAATAA
- a CDS encoding inclusion body family protein — protein MPSDLILAASPQQVNVLVVIDTEYVKKNYPNPSKDQNHPTGINHSSQFMICTGSRGIISGQGTADLNFRANVGDTVAFTGVSIYDNADDAVIIYGIQYWKRDNVFNQFVPDLVTRTGAVIPNSDSPNGLPAVQVKTNFSSFDSKVKNAGTEDFYVLFALYTLSDNGENQNLFGYYYWDPTITVA, from the coding sequence ATGCCATCAGATTTAATTTTAGCTGCCAGTCCGCAACAGGTGAATGTACTTGTGGTCATCGACACCGAGTATGTTAAAAAAAACTACCCGAATCCAAGTAAGGACCAGAATCACCCAACCGGCATCAACCATAGCAGCCAATTCATGATCTGCACCGGATCGCGCGGCATCATCAGCGGTCAAGGCACAGCCGATCTGAACTTCAGGGCAAACGTTGGCGATACAGTGGCCTTCACCGGCGTGTCTATCTATGACAACGCCGACGATGCCGTCATCATTTATGGCATCCAGTACTGGAAGCGCGATAACGTTTTCAATCAGTTCGTACCGGACCTGGTTACACGCACCGGCGCAGTAATTCCAAACTCTGACTCGCCAAACGGCTTGCCGGCAGTTCAGGTAAAAACTAATTTCTCCAGCTTCGATTCGAAAGTGAAGAACGCCGGCACTGAAGATTTCTATGTCCTCTTCGCGCTCTACACACTTTCCGACAATGGCGAAAACCAGAATCTGTTCGGCTACTACTACTGGGATCCAACCATCACGGTCGCCTGA
- a CDS encoding DUF805 domain-containing protein produces the protein MTFTEAIKVCFSKYADFNGRASRSEYWWFILFLVLASFVTDIVSHKLSLLFSLATLVPLIAAAARRLHDSNRSGWLQLIGIIPILGWIAMIYFLVQEPKEPNNFGPAPVDPALPAP, from the coding sequence ATGACGTTTACCGAAGCAATCAAAGTCTGTTTCTCCAAATACGCCGACTTCAACGGCAGGGCTTCGCGCTCGGAATATTGGTGGTTCATTCTCTTCCTGGTGCTCGCCTCATTCGTGACAGACATCGTCAGCCACAAGCTCAGCCTGCTGTTTTCACTGGCTACGCTGGTGCCGTTGATCGCTGCTGCCGCACGCCGCCTGCACGATTCAAATCGCAGCGGCTGGCTGCAATTGATCGGGATCATCCCTATTCTTGGCTGGATCGCCATGATCTATTTCCTGGTCCAGGAGCCGAAAGAACCGAACAACTTTGGACCAGCCCCGGTCGATCCGGCCCTGCCAGCGCCCTGA
- a CDS encoding MBL fold metallo-hydrolase: MAIELFNDGRHACTMFSDLVEEDDGEVVQTNQFFIVDHGQGALIDPGGQMTYNELFIALSRYFPPKELKYILASHADPDIVASVGRWLTGSTCRIVISRLWSRFIPHFCPAGKTAGRIISIPDEGLKIPLGHSHILALPAHFLHSEGNFQFYDPLSKILFSGDLGASMVSNTDAAEPVADFAAHVPRMLSFHRRYMSGNRACRLWAAMARQIDIQCIVPQHGCMFKGAEMVARFIDWVEQLDCGIDLLSERHYSLPTSWLQPTSEG, encoded by the coding sequence ATGGCAATAGAACTTTTTAACGATGGGCGGCACGCATGCACGATGTTTTCGGATCTGGTCGAGGAAGACGACGGCGAGGTGGTTCAGACTAACCAGTTTTTCATTGTTGACCACGGCCAAGGCGCATTGATCGATCCGGGTGGGCAAATGACATATAACGAACTGTTCATCGCGCTCAGTCGCTATTTCCCGCCGAAGGAATTGAAATACATCCTTGCCTCGCATGCCGACCCCGACATCGTCGCCTCCGTCGGACGCTGGCTGACCGGATCGACATGCCGGATCGTCATATCCAGACTTTGGTCGCGTTTTATCCCGCATTTTTGCCCAGCCGGAAAAACCGCCGGCCGCATCATTTCGATTCCCGACGAGGGGCTCAAGATTCCGCTCGGGCATAGCCATATCCTTGCGCTGCCAGCGCATTTCCTGCATTCAGAAGGTAATTTCCAGTTTTACGATCCACTCAGCAAGATATTGTTTTCCGGCGACCTCGGAGCATCAATGGTCAGTAATACCGATGCCGCTGAGCCGGTTGCCGATTTCGCCGCACATGTGCCGCGGATGCTGTCTTTCCATCGTCGCTACATGAGCGGCAATCGCGCCTGCCGGCTGTGGGCCGCGATGGCGCGGCAAATCGATATCCAGTGCATCGTGCCGCAGCATGGCTGCATGTTCAAAGGGGCGGAGATGGTCGCTCGTTTCATCGACTGGGTCGAACAGCTTGATTGCGGAATTGATTTGCTATCTGAGCGTCACTATAGCTTGCCGACAAGCTGGTTGCAGCCCACCAGCGAGGGTTGA
- a CDS encoding autotransporter serine protease → MAMISGCGGGGGGSSNPNPASPVTPSIPPTTSPPTPSSSGNSASVIPPVVSALLNVADPSNAGAARAQGYTGAGVTVGVIDTDFQVDSTQLAGRIVKTVYSPNGANGNTHGTEVAEVLAGSTLGVAPGVFIQGAAAGISGDNLLINSQMYQDLFTKGVRIFNQSSGISANGATISQAQGLYNLYQPYVAQKGLFIWSTGNDGSSQPTLNANLPTLFADLQTGWIAVTAVNGAGGSSGYAASDTVPGVISSYANRCGLAANWCLAAAGDFVSNVAGGRVYGTSFAAPAVTAAAAMVQQAYPWMNADLIRQTILSTATDMHDTATYGWGLLNASKAVNGPALFDRRLALGPTVTINFDNAASTFKNDIGGDAGLSKGGSGQLTLAGNNTYSGDSTIQGGSLNITGSVASNVNVSALGNLAGAGGRIHGNVLNSGRVSNSGAGLSIDGNYVATPNAVLANQLNSTLTVGGNAVLGNSHLVATTPGGTTDPSGYVTQQVGVTGKVITAAGGVSGQFADLSFEADGVSFAPGVFIAATLQYQPKEVDLHIARTNVAALATASFGADATRNNAGQNLEAALQAADQMVASGNTGGANGQFLASASALQKTASIAAAAQTLDSLSGQVHASAQALTFQQSQAINRDLGNRLSALGSQADSHDGTGLWVSALGASGKLSEDGFATGDTTLWGGQFGVDTHLGSNTIVGAALAYSDGRASFDRLGGQSKSHNTGVSLYGRQALGTNGWYLSGRAGVASVDSTVTRDALIGNTVQSLNAGHTDQIWSFYGESGYVLPLSDSTRLTPYAGLSYDRLKRGGFTENGGAFGLTADSQAYRQTAALLGLRGDAAFQWSGGRSVLQGYAAWQHAFTDGSLDFKAAFVGAPAAGFTVQGIGLARNSGWVGLGLSTDVDKRWGWYLNYDLQFGRGGMGNNVVALGLRFKLD, encoded by the coding sequence ATGGCAATGATCTCGGGTTGCGGTGGTGGTGGAGGAGGTAGCAGCAATCCAAATCCAGCTTCCCCGGTCACCCCAAGCATCCCGCCGACAACCAGTCCTCCTACACCCAGCAGCAGTGGCAATTCTGCCTCTGTGATACCTCCGGTAGTGTCGGCGCTACTGAATGTTGCAGATCCCAGCAATGCCGGCGCCGCACGTGCGCAAGGCTACACCGGCGCTGGCGTCACCGTCGGCGTGATCGACACAGACTTCCAGGTTGATAGCACGCAGCTGGCCGGGCGCATCGTCAAGACGGTGTACAGTCCAAACGGTGCCAACGGCAATACCCACGGCACCGAGGTGGCGGAAGTATTGGCAGGCAGCACGCTTGGTGTTGCGCCCGGGGTGTTCATACAAGGCGCTGCCGCCGGCATCAGCGGCGACAACCTGTTGATCAATAGCCAGATGTATCAGGATCTGTTCACCAAGGGTGTGCGCATATTCAATCAGTCGAGTGGCATCAGTGCCAACGGCGCCACGATATCGCAAGCACAAGGGCTGTACAACCTGTACCAGCCGTATGTCGCTCAGAAGGGCTTGTTCATCTGGTCGACCGGCAATGACGGCAGCAGTCAACCCACTCTGAACGCCAACCTGCCGACGCTCTTTGCCGACTTGCAAACCGGCTGGATCGCCGTCACCGCCGTCAATGGTGCCGGCGGCAGCAGCGGTTATGCAGCCAGCGACACCGTACCTGGTGTGATCTCCAGCTACGCCAACCGTTGCGGCCTGGCCGCCAACTGGTGTCTGGCCGCAGCAGGTGATTTCGTCTCCAATGTCGCCGGCGGCCGCGTCTATGGCACTTCGTTCGCCGCGCCGGCCGTCACCGCCGCCGCTGCCATGGTGCAGCAAGCTTATCCCTGGATGAATGCGGACCTGATCCGCCAGACCATCCTGTCGACCGCCACCGACATGCACGATACGGCCACCTACGGCTGGGGCCTGCTCAATGCCAGCAAGGCCGTCAACGGTCCGGCGCTGTTTGATCGGCGGCTGGCGTTGGGGCCGACGGTTACTATCAATTTCGACAACGCCGCGTCGACATTCAAGAACGATATCGGCGGCGATGCCGGCCTTAGCAAGGGCGGCAGCGGCCAACTGACGCTGGCCGGCAACAACACCTATTCGGGCGACAGCACGATCCAGGGCGGCAGCCTGAACATCACCGGTTCGGTGGCCTCCAATGTCAACGTCAGCGCACTCGGTAACCTGGCCGGCGCCGGTGGCCGCATCCACGGCAACGTCCTCAACAGCGGCCGGGTCAGCAACAGCGGCGCCGGCTTGAGCATCGACGGCAATTACGTCGCAACGCCCAATGCGGTGCTGGCCAATCAACTGAACAGCACCTTGACAGTGGGCGGCAATGCCGTGCTCGGCAATTCGCATCTGGTCGCCACCACGCCGGGTGGCACGACTGATCCGTCTGGCTATGTCACCCAGCAGGTGGGGGTGACCGGCAAAGTGATCACGGCGGCGGGCGGTGTCAGCGGCCAATTCGCCGACCTCAGCTTCGAGGCCGATGGCGTCAGCTTTGCGCCAGGCGTGTTCATCGCCGCGACATTGCAATATCAACCCAAGGAAGTCGACCTGCACATCGCCCGCACCAATGTCGCGGCGCTGGCCACCGCCAGCTTTGGCGCAGACGCCACCCGCAACAACGCCGGGCAGAATCTGGAGGCGGCATTGCAGGCGGCTGACCAGATGGTCGCCAGCGGCAATACCGGCGGCGCCAACGGCCAGTTCCTGGCCAGTGCTTCGGCCTTGCAGAAGACCGCCAGCATCGCTGCCGCCGCACAGACCCTCGATAGCCTGTCAGGCCAGGTGCATGCCTCGGCGCAGGCACTGACGTTCCAGCAATCGCAGGCGATCAACCGTGATCTGGGCAACCGCTTGTCGGCGCTGGGCAGCCAGGCCGACAGTCATGATGGCACGGGTCTGTGGGTCAGCGCGCTGGGGGCATCCGGCAAGCTCAGCGAGGACGGTTTTGCCACTGGCGACACCACGCTGTGGGGCGGGCAGTTCGGTGTCGACACCCATCTCGGCAGCAACACCATCGTCGGTGCCGCGCTGGCGTATTCGGATGGTCGGGCCAGTTTCGACCGCCTGGGCGGCCAATCGAAGAGCCACAATACCGGCGTCTCGCTGTACGGCCGGCAAGCCCTCGGCACCAACGGCTGGTATTTGTCCGGCCGTGCTGGCGTCGCCAGCGTCGACAGTACGGTGACGCGCGATGCGCTGATCGGCAATACGGTCCAGAGCCTGAATGCCGGACACACCGATCAGATCTGGTCGTTCTATGGCGAAAGCGGCTATGTGCTGCCGTTATCGGACAGCACCCGCTTGACGCCTTACGCAGGGCTGTCATACGACCGTCTCAAGCGCGGCGGCTTCACCGAGAACGGCGGCGCATTCGGTTTGACGGCGGACAGCCAGGCGTACCGGCAGACTGCGGCGCTGCTGGGATTGCGTGGCGATGCGGCATTTCAATGGTCGGGCGGGCGCAGCGTGTTGCAGGGCTACGCAGCGTGGCAACATGCGTTCACCGATGGCAGCCTGGATTTCAAGGCGGCCTTTGTGGGCGCGCCGGCGGCTGGCTTCACGGTGCAGGGGATTGGTTTGGCGCGCAATTCCGGCTGGGTCGGACTGGGTTTGAGCACCGATGTCGACAAGCGCTGGGGCTGGTATCTCAACTACGACCTGCAGTTCGGCAGGGGCGGGATGGGGAACAATGTGGTGGCGCTGGGGTTGCGCTTCAAGCTGGACTAA
- a CDS encoding H-NS histone family protein: protein MTTYKELQAQIEQLRKQAEELRQAEIAGVIAEIKAKMNEYGITGADLGLMGKKRVMKPAPAMEAEAPPSLPSQDDTVAGNTM, encoded by the coding sequence ATGACCACCTATAAAGAACTGCAAGCACAAATCGAACAGTTGAGAAAGCAAGCGGAAGAATTGCGCCAGGCGGAAATCGCCGGTGTCATTGCCGAGATCAAGGCCAAGATGAACGAATACGGCATTACCGGAGCAGACCTCGGCCTGATGGGAAAGAAGCGCGTCATGAAACCGGCCCCGGCAATGGAAGCCGAAGCACCGCCGTCGCTGCCTAGCCAGGACGATACCGTAGCCGGCAATACGATGTAA
- a CDS encoding DUF1178 family protein, which produces MKVYNLSCEQQHRFEGWFASEDDFLSQSERQQISCPVCDSLKVSKLPSAPHLNLSNSRETASVTAREQSGALSAMAPLQQQLAEMVRQVVENTEDVGERFTEEARRIHYNEVPAYGIRGTASAEQREELAEEGIDVFQLPIALPGKQSLQ; this is translated from the coding sequence ATGAAAGTCTACAATTTATCTTGTGAGCAACAGCATCGCTTCGAGGGTTGGTTTGCCTCGGAAGATGATTTTCTGTCGCAATCGGAACGGCAACAGATCAGTTGCCCGGTGTGCGACAGTCTGAAGGTAAGCAAACTGCCTTCCGCGCCTCATCTGAATCTGTCGAACTCTAGGGAAACTGCTTCCGTTACAGCGCGTGAGCAATCGGGAGCGCTGTCGGCGATGGCGCCGTTGCAGCAGCAACTGGCGGAAATGGTGCGTCAGGTAGTGGAAAACACCGAGGATGTTGGCGAGCGTTTCACAGAGGAGGCACGGCGTATTCACTACAATGAAGTGCCAGCATACGGGATTCGCGGCACTGCCTCTGCTGAGCAGCGAGAGGAGCTGGCGGAAGAGGGCATCGACGTTTTTCAACTGCCGATAGCATTGCCTGGCAAGCAATCGCTGCAATAA